From the Brachyhypopomus gauderio isolate BG-103 chromosome 5, BGAUD_0.2, whole genome shotgun sequence genome, one window contains:
- the mapk11 gene encoding mitogen-activated protein kinase 11 isoform X3: MCLFPALIFTIQGGIGSAYDVILRQKVAVKKLSRPFQSLIHSRRSYRELRLLKHMKHENVIGLLDVFSPAASLEEFNEVYLVTNLMGADLNNIVKFQRLSDEHVQFLIYQLLRGLKQYIHSAGLIHRDLKPSNVAVNEDCELRILDFGLARQTDDEMTGYVATRWYRAPEIMLNWMHYNQTVDIWSVGCIMGELLKGKVLFPGNDYIDQLKRIMEVVGTPTPDLLKKISSEHAQKYIQSLPYMPQQDLGKIFRGANPLAVDLLKRMLVLDCDRRISASEALSHPYFSQYHDPEDEPEAPPYDQTPESKDRTLEEWKELVFEEVNSFKTPVNKKDSLPAEQ, translated from the exons atgtgcctgtttccagccttgatattcaccattcagggaggaattgg CTCGGCGTATGATGTGATCCTCCGTCAGAAGGTTGCAGTTAAGAAGCTCTCTCGGCCGTTCCAGTCTCTCATCCATAGTAGGCGCTCTTATAGGGAACTGAGACTGCTCAAGCACATGAAACATGAGAAT GTAATTGGGTTGCTGGATGTTTTCTCTCCTGCAGCATCTCTTGAAGAATTCAATGAGGT CTACCTCGTCACTAATCTGATGGGAGCAGATCTCAACAACATAGTGAAGTTTCAGCGCCTTTCAGATGAACATGTGCAGTTTCTGATTTATCAGTTGCTTCGAGGCCTTAAG CAGTATATTCATTCAGCTGGTCTGATACACAGA GATCTAAAGCCAAGCAATGTAGCTGTGAATGAAGACTGTGAGCTCAGG ATTTTGGACTTTGgattggccagacagacagatgatGAGATGACAGGGTATGTAGCAACACGCTGGTACAGAGCACCAGAAATTATGCTCAACTGGATGCACTACAATCAAACAG TGGATATCTGGTCTGTTGGGTGCATAATGGGAGAGCTTCTCAAAGGAAAGGTTTTGTTTCCAGGCAATGACT ATATAGATCAGCTGAAAAGAATCATGGAAGTGGTTGGCACTCCAACTCCTGACCTGCTAAAGAAGATTTCATCAGAGCAT GCCCAGAAATACATTCAATCCCTTCCATACATGCCCCAGCAGGATCTGGGGAAGATATTTAGAGGAGCCAATCCACTGG cgGTGGATCTGTTGAAGAGAATGTTGGTGTTGGACTGTGACAGGCGGATCTCTGCCAGTGAGGCCCTCTCTCACCCATACTTCTCCCAGTACCATGATCCTGAAGATGAGCCAGAGGCCCCGCCATATGACCAGACCCCGGAGAGCAAGGACCGCACACTGGAAGAATGGAAGG AGCTGGTGTTTGAAGAAGTGAACAGTTTCAAAACACCTGTCAACAAAAAAGACAGTCTCCCTGCAGAACAGTAA
- the mapk11 gene encoding mitogen-activated protein kinase 11 isoform X1, with the protein MSAKPGFYRQELSKTVWEVPERYQNLTPVGSGAYGSVCSAYDVILRQKVAVKKLSRPFQSLIHSRRSYRELRLLKHMKHENVIGLLDVFSPAASLEEFNEVYLVTNLMGADLNNIVKFQRLSDEHVQFLIYQLLRGLKQYIHSAGLIHRDLKPSNVAVNEDCELRILDFGLARQTDDEMTGYVATRWYRAPEIMLNWMHYNQTVDIWSVGCIMGELLKGKVLFPGNDYIDQLKRIMEVVGTPTPDLLKKISSEHAQKYIQSLPYMPQQDLGKIFRGANPLAVDLLKRMLVLDCDRRISASEALSHPYFSQYHDPEDEPEAPPYDQTPESKDRTLEEWKELVFEEVNSFKTPVNKKDSLPAEQ; encoded by the exons ATGTCTGCCAAACCGGGATTCTATCGCCAAGAGCTCAGCAAGACTGTATGGGAGGTGCCCGAACGATACCAGAATCTCACGCCGGTTGGCTCCGGGGCGTATGGCTCAGTATG CTCGGCGTATGATGTGATCCTCCGTCAGAAGGTTGCAGTTAAGAAGCTCTCTCGGCCGTTCCAGTCTCTCATCCATAGTAGGCGCTCTTATAGGGAACTGAGACTGCTCAAGCACATGAAACATGAGAAT GTAATTGGGTTGCTGGATGTTTTCTCTCCTGCAGCATCTCTTGAAGAATTCAATGAGGT CTACCTCGTCACTAATCTGATGGGAGCAGATCTCAACAACATAGTGAAGTTTCAGCGCCTTTCAGATGAACATGTGCAGTTTCTGATTTATCAGTTGCTTCGAGGCCTTAAG CAGTATATTCATTCAGCTGGTCTGATACACAGA GATCTAAAGCCAAGCAATGTAGCTGTGAATGAAGACTGTGAGCTCAGG ATTTTGGACTTTGgattggccagacagacagatgatGAGATGACAGGGTATGTAGCAACACGCTGGTACAGAGCACCAGAAATTATGCTCAACTGGATGCACTACAATCAAACAG TGGATATCTGGTCTGTTGGGTGCATAATGGGAGAGCTTCTCAAAGGAAAGGTTTTGTTTCCAGGCAATGACT ATATAGATCAGCTGAAAAGAATCATGGAAGTGGTTGGCACTCCAACTCCTGACCTGCTAAAGAAGATTTCATCAGAGCAT GCCCAGAAATACATTCAATCCCTTCCATACATGCCCCAGCAGGATCTGGGGAAGATATTTAGAGGAGCCAATCCACTGG cgGTGGATCTGTTGAAGAGAATGTTGGTGTTGGACTGTGACAGGCGGATCTCTGCCAGTGAGGCCCTCTCTCACCCATACTTCTCCCAGTACCATGATCCTGAAGATGAGCCAGAGGCCCCGCCATATGACCAGACCCCGGAGAGCAAGGACCGCACACTGGAAGAATGGAAGG AGCTGGTGTTTGAAGAAGTGAACAGTTTCAAAACACCTGTCAACAAAAAAGACAGTCTCCCTGCAGAACAGTAA
- the mapk11 gene encoding mitogen-activated protein kinase 11 isoform X2 has protein sequence MSAKPGFYRQELSKTVWEVPERYQNLTPVGSGAYGSVCSAYDVILRQKVAVKKLSRPFQSLIHSRRSYRELRLLKHMKHENVIGLLDVFSPAASLEEFNEVYLVTNLMGADLNNIVKFQRLSDEHVQFLIYQLLRGLKYIHSAGLIHRDLKPSNVAVNEDCELRILDFGLARQTDDEMTGYVATRWYRAPEIMLNWMHYNQTVDIWSVGCIMGELLKGKVLFPGNDYIDQLKRIMEVVGTPTPDLLKKISSEHAQKYIQSLPYMPQQDLGKIFRGANPLAVDLLKRMLVLDCDRRISASEALSHPYFSQYHDPEDEPEAPPYDQTPESKDRTLEEWKELVFEEVNSFKTPVNKKDSLPAEQ, from the exons ATGTCTGCCAAACCGGGATTCTATCGCCAAGAGCTCAGCAAGACTGTATGGGAGGTGCCCGAACGATACCAGAATCTCACGCCGGTTGGCTCCGGGGCGTATGGCTCAGTATG CTCGGCGTATGATGTGATCCTCCGTCAGAAGGTTGCAGTTAAGAAGCTCTCTCGGCCGTTCCAGTCTCTCATCCATAGTAGGCGCTCTTATAGGGAACTGAGACTGCTCAAGCACATGAAACATGAGAAT GTAATTGGGTTGCTGGATGTTTTCTCTCCTGCAGCATCTCTTGAAGAATTCAATGAGGT CTACCTCGTCACTAATCTGATGGGAGCAGATCTCAACAACATAGTGAAGTTTCAGCGCCTTTCAGATGAACATGTGCAGTTTCTGATTTATCAGTTGCTTCGAGGCCTTAAG TATATTCATTCAGCTGGTCTGATACACAGA GATCTAAAGCCAAGCAATGTAGCTGTGAATGAAGACTGTGAGCTCAGG ATTTTGGACTTTGgattggccagacagacagatgatGAGATGACAGGGTATGTAGCAACACGCTGGTACAGAGCACCAGAAATTATGCTCAACTGGATGCACTACAATCAAACAG TGGATATCTGGTCTGTTGGGTGCATAATGGGAGAGCTTCTCAAAGGAAAGGTTTTGTTTCCAGGCAATGACT ATATAGATCAGCTGAAAAGAATCATGGAAGTGGTTGGCACTCCAACTCCTGACCTGCTAAAGAAGATTTCATCAGAGCAT GCCCAGAAATACATTCAATCCCTTCCATACATGCCCCAGCAGGATCTGGGGAAGATATTTAGAGGAGCCAATCCACTGG cgGTGGATCTGTTGAAGAGAATGTTGGTGTTGGACTGTGACAGGCGGATCTCTGCCAGTGAGGCCCTCTCTCACCCATACTTCTCCCAGTACCATGATCCTGAAGATGAGCCAGAGGCCCCGCCATATGACCAGACCCCGGAGAGCAAGGACCGCACACTGGAAGAATGGAAGG AGCTGGTGTTTGAAGAAGTGAACAGTTTCAAAACACCTGTCAACAAAAAAGACAGTCTCCCTGCAGAACAGTAA